The following proteins are encoded in a genomic region of Protaetiibacter sp. SSC-01:
- a CDS encoding magnesium transporter MgtE N-terminal domain-containing protein, giving the protein MSATRVFVARLAGCSVFDPNGDRVGKVRDVLVVYRPKSSPRVVGLIVEIPGRRRVFVSIGRVTSIGAGQIITTGLINLRRFEQRGGEVRVIAEMLGRQVALRDGSGQATIEDVAIEESGPGEWVVGELFLRRPRTSAAPFGKGSTVLAAWDKVREVNAPGESQSAEQLIATYADLLPADLASTLLDLPEDRRIEVAEELPDDRLADALEEMPEDEQVEIITQLDDERAADVLDQMQPDDAADLIAQLPEARGEALLGLMQPEEAEDVRFLLNYAPETAGGLMTTEPIIVSADATVAEGLALIRRHELAPALGAAVCVTLPPYEPPTGRFLGVVHFQRMLRYPPHERLGTLIDATLEPVAPETSAAEVARILASYNLVSLPVVDEKHRLVGVVTIDDVLDYLLPDDWRSSHDEQEPEPVSTSTAAIPIRGRRTPHGTT; this is encoded by the coding sequence GTGAGCGCCACGAGAGTCTTCGTCGCCCGACTGGCCGGGTGCTCCGTCTTCGACCCCAACGGCGACCGGGTCGGGAAGGTGCGCGACGTGCTCGTCGTGTACCGCCCCAAGAGCTCGCCGCGTGTCGTCGGGCTCATCGTCGAGATCCCCGGTCGGCGTCGCGTCTTCGTGTCGATCGGACGCGTCACGAGCATCGGCGCGGGCCAGATCATCACGACCGGTCTCATCAACCTGCGCCGCTTCGAGCAGCGCGGCGGCGAAGTGCGCGTCATCGCCGAGATGCTCGGCCGCCAGGTCGCGCTGCGCGACGGATCGGGCCAGGCCACGATCGAGGACGTCGCGATCGAGGAGTCGGGCCCCGGCGAGTGGGTCGTGGGCGAGCTCTTCCTGCGCCGCCCCCGCACGAGCGCGGCTCCGTTCGGCAAGGGCAGCACCGTGCTCGCTGCGTGGGACAAGGTGCGCGAGGTCAACGCCCCCGGCGAGTCGCAGTCCGCCGAGCAGCTCATCGCGACCTACGCCGACCTGCTGCCGGCCGACCTCGCATCGACTCTCCTCGACCTGCCCGAGGACCGCCGCATCGAGGTCGCCGAGGAGCTCCCCGACGACCGTCTCGCCGACGCCCTCGAGGAGATGCCCGAGGACGAGCAGGTCGAGATCATCACGCAGCTCGACGACGAGCGCGCCGCCGACGTGCTCGACCAGATGCAGCCCGACGACGCCGCCGACCTCATCGCCCAGCTGCCCGAGGCACGCGGTGAGGCCCTGCTCGGTCTCATGCAGCCGGAGGAGGCGGAAGACGTGCGCTTCCTCCTCAACTACGCCCCCGAGACCGCGGGCGGCCTCATGACGACCGAGCCGATCATCGTCTCGGCCGACGCGACCGTCGCGGAGGGGCTCGCCCTCATCCGCCGCCACGAGCTCGCGCCGGCGCTCGGCGCCGCCGTGTGCGTCACCCTGCCGCCGTACGAGCCGCCCACGGGTCGCTTCCTCGGCGTCGTGCACTTCCAGCGGATGCTGCGCTACCCGCCGCACGAGCGTCTCGGCACGCTCATCGACGCGACCCTCGAGCCGGTCGCGCCCGAGACGAGCGCGGCCGAGGTCGCGCGCATCCTCGCCTCCTACAACCTCGTCTCGCTTCCCGTCGTCGACGAGAAGCACCGTCTCGTCGGGGTGGTGACCATCGACGACGTCCTCGACTACCTCCTGCCCGATGACTGGCGAAGTTCGCACGACGAGCAGGAACCGGAGCCCGTGAGCACGAGCACCGCAGCCATCCCGATCCGAGGAAGGAGGACGCCGCATGGCACGACGTAA
- a CDS encoding general stress protein: MTSPSPFARPGAPLTVPQGDVLGTYDSYPEAQKVVDRLAKADFPVAKLAIVGNNLTSVEIITRKRSWNRAAFSGVLSGAWLGIFMGLLLSLLSPTFTWQLFAAAVFIGAALGLFLQLISYAISRRNRDFESVSQVIAANYQIVIEPGMLARAQDALARNPQL; encoded by the coding sequence GTGACCAGCCCTTCGCCTTTCGCACGTCCCGGCGCCCCGCTGACGGTTCCGCAGGGCGACGTTCTCGGCACCTACGACAGCTATCCCGAGGCGCAGAAGGTCGTCGACCGGCTCGCGAAGGCGGACTTCCCGGTGGCGAAGCTCGCGATCGTCGGCAACAACCTCACGAGCGTCGAGATCATCACCCGCAAGCGCTCGTGGAACCGCGCGGCCTTCTCCGGCGTGCTGTCGGGCGCGTGGCTCGGCATCTTCATGGGCCTGCTGCTGAGCCTGCTCTCGCCGACCTTCACGTGGCAGCTCTTCGCGGCCGCCGTGTTCATCGGCGCCGCGCTCGGCCTCTTCCTGCAGCTCATCAGCTACGCGATCAGCCGCCGCAACCGCGACTTCGAGTCGGTGTCGCAGGTGATCGCCGCGAACTACCAGATCGTCATCGAGCCGGGCATGCTCGCCCGCGCCCAGGACGCCCTCGCCCGCAACCCCCAACTCTGA
- a CDS encoding P-loop NTPase, with product MTSSPAADAVLAALARVQDPEIRRPITELDMVRGVEVADGAARVDLRLTIVGCPAADRIERDVREAVLAVPGVDSLDLALGVMTPAEREALVTRLRGERRMPFGPGTLTRVVAITSGKGGVGKSTITAELAVALAARGLAVGLVDADVFGFSIPGILGIADAKPTQVGDMILPPVAHGVKVISIGMFVEDRTPVSWRGPLLHRTMQQFLTDVYFGDLDVLLLDLPPGTGDVAITLGQLLPNAEVVVVTTPQAAAADVAERSGLLARQTGQTVIGVVENMSGGVFGAGGGDEVARRLEVPVLARVPLAASVASGGDAGAPVVLGDPADPAAAALRELADAVVARGRGLAGRPLL from the coding sequence GTGACCTCCTCCCCCGCCGCCGACGCGGTCCTCGCGGCGCTCGCGCGCGTGCAGGACCCCGAGATCCGTCGCCCCATCACCGAGCTCGACATGGTGCGCGGCGTCGAGGTGGCGGATGGCGCGGCACGCGTCGACCTGCGCCTCACGATCGTGGGCTGCCCGGCCGCCGACCGCATCGAGCGCGACGTGCGCGAGGCGGTGCTCGCGGTGCCGGGCGTCGACTCGCTCGACCTCGCGCTCGGCGTCATGACCCCCGCCGAGCGAGAGGCGCTCGTGACGCGCCTCCGCGGCGAGCGCCGGATGCCGTTCGGCCCCGGCACGCTCACGCGCGTCGTAGCGATCACCTCGGGCAAGGGCGGCGTCGGCAAGTCGACGATCACGGCCGAGCTCGCGGTCGCCCTCGCGGCGCGCGGTCTCGCGGTGGGGCTCGTCGACGCCGACGTCTTCGGCTTCTCGATCCCCGGCATCCTCGGCATCGCGGATGCGAAGCCCACCCAGGTGGGCGACATGATCCTGCCGCCCGTCGCGCACGGCGTGAAGGTCATCTCGATCGGCATGTTCGTCGAGGACCGCACGCCCGTGTCGTGGCGCGGGCCGCTCCTGCACCGCACGATGCAGCAGTTCCTCACCGACGTGTACTTCGGCGACCTCGACGTGCTGCTGCTCGACCTGCCGCCCGGCACGGGCGATGTCGCCATCACGCTCGGCCAGCTGCTGCCGAACGCCGAGGTCGTCGTCGTGACGACGCCGCAGGCGGCCGCGGCGGATGTGGCGGAGCGCTCCGGCCTGCTCGCGCGGCAGACCGGTCAGACGGTCATCGGCGTCGTCGAGAACATGTCGGGCGGGGTGTTCGGCGCGGGCGGCGGCGACGAGGTCGCGCGCCGGCTCGAGGTGCCCGTGCTCGCGCGCGTGCCGCTCGCGGCATCCGTCGCCTCGGGGGGCGACGCGGGGGCGCCCGTCGTGCTGGGCGACCCCGCGGACCCCGCGGCTGCGGCGCTCAGGGAGCTCGCGGATGCCGTGGTCGCCCGCGGTCGCGGGCTCGCGGGGCGGCCGCTGCTGTAG
- a CDS encoding DUF1003 domain-containing protein, which translates to MARRNEPRLDAPKGIRPAFGFRPSGRDRMGRFSESFARAMGTSWFLIGMTVFVTLWLVWNSVMPVPFQFDPRALNFTLLTLILSLQASYAAPLILLAQNRQDDRDRVQIEQDRQRAERNLADTEYLAREVVALRLAVKDMATKDFIRAELRALLEELDKEKETDEVAK; encoded by the coding sequence ATGGCACGACGTAACGAGCCCCGGCTCGACGCCCCCAAGGGCATCCGCCCGGCCTTCGGCTTCCGCCCCTCGGGCCGCGACCGCATGGGCCGCTTCTCGGAGTCGTTCGCGCGCGCGATGGGCACGAGCTGGTTCCTCATCGGCATGACGGTCTTCGTGACCCTGTGGCTCGTGTGGAACTCGGTCATGCCCGTGCCGTTCCAGTTCGACCCGCGCGCCCTCAACTTCACGCTGCTCACCCTCATCCTGTCGTTGCAGGCCTCGTATGCGGCGCCCCTCATCCTGCTCGCGCAGAACCGGCAGGACGATCGCGACCGGGTGCAGATCGAGCAGGACCGTCAGCGCGCCGAGCGCAATCTCGCCGACACCGAGTACCTCGCGCGCGAGGTCGTGGCGCTGCGCCTCGCGGTCAAGGACATGGCCACGAAGGACTTCATCCGGGCCGAGCTGCGCGCGCTGCTCGAGGAGCTCGACAAGGAGAAGGAGACGGACGAGGTCGCGAAGTGA
- a CDS encoding MFS transporter: MTTPSPRIRASVIARYAAGSIGTGGFGTLPGLVLAIYLTDTLGVAAIWASVIIGTAKLWDVVIDPVIGGRSDRSLAVTGSRRRFMLIGALLLPVFFILTFAVLPGVGPVVAGLWVLVAFVLTATAFSLFQVPYIALPAELVGDYDGRTRLLSARVVVLTIAILLFGAGGPMLVKLFSGTADGTATQSGYLGMAVVAGLLLGLGMLVAVTSAQRGPRADAPPRIPLGRYYRDGVEALRSSRPFRALLLTFLLQALATGMMLAGAAYVAKWVLRDPIDGTTFLFVALIAPALVCAPVWAVISRRTGKEWAFGVASVLFGLAALSLVLLVWIPGPWLYAPVALAGAAYAGMQTLPMAMLPDVISDDATRNGPGRAGVFGGVWTAGETTGMALGAVLLTLVLALTGYQEAFAGQVVEQSANALTGIVLSFSIVPAIMIGVSLWALSRYPLRRGDIDGAVVASAVPVGDITAADTAEETR, from the coding sequence ATGACGACGCCGTCTCCGAGGATCCGCGCATCCGTGATCGCCCGCTACGCGGCCGGCTCGATCGGCACGGGAGGGTTCGGCACGCTCCCCGGGCTCGTGCTCGCGATCTACCTCACCGACACGCTCGGCGTCGCCGCGATCTGGGCCTCCGTTATCATCGGCACCGCGAAGCTGTGGGATGTCGTGATCGACCCCGTCATCGGCGGCCGCAGCGACCGCAGCCTCGCCGTCACCGGCTCCCGTCGCCGCTTCATGCTCATCGGCGCCCTCCTGCTGCCCGTGTTCTTCATCCTGACCTTCGCCGTCCTGCCGGGCGTCGGGCCCGTCGTCGCCGGCCTGTGGGTGCTCGTGGCGTTCGTGCTCACGGCCACGGCGTTCAGCCTCTTCCAGGTGCCCTACATCGCCCTGCCCGCCGAGCTCGTCGGCGACTACGACGGCCGCACGCGCCTGCTCTCGGCGCGCGTCGTCGTTCTCACGATCGCCATCCTGCTGTTCGGCGCGGGCGGGCCCATGCTCGTGAAGCTCTTCAGCGGCACCGCCGATGGCACCGCGACCCAGTCGGGCTATCTCGGCATGGCGGTCGTCGCGGGCCTCCTGCTCGGGCTCGGGATGCTCGTGGCCGTCACGTCGGCGCAGCGGGGCCCGCGCGCGGACGCCCCGCCGCGCATCCCGCTCGGCCGCTACTACCGGGATGGCGTCGAGGCGCTGCGCTCGAGCCGCCCGTTCCGCGCGCTGCTGCTCACCTTCCTGCTGCAGGCCCTCGCCACGGGCATGATGCTCGCGGGCGCCGCCTATGTCGCCAAGTGGGTGCTGCGCGACCCGATCGACGGCACGACGTTCCTCTTCGTGGCCCTCATCGCGCCGGCCCTCGTGTGCGCGCCGGTGTGGGCCGTCATCTCGCGCCGCACCGGCAAGGAGTGGGCGTTCGGCGTCGCATCCGTGCTCTTCGGGCTCGCGGCGCTGTCGCTCGTGCTGCTCGTGTGGATCCCCGGCCCCTGGCTCTACGCGCCGGTCGCGCTCGCGGGCGCCGCGTACGCGGGCATGCAGACGCTCCCCATGGCGATGCTGCCCGACGTCATCAGCGACGACGCGACCCGCAACGGCCCGGGACGCGCGGGCGTCTTCGGGGGCGTGTGGACCGCGGGCGAGACGACGGGCATGGCGCTCGGCGCCGTGCTGCTCACGCTCGTGCTCGCGCTCACCGGCTACCAGGAGGCATTCGCAGGTCAGGTCGTCGAGCAGAGCGCCAACGCCCTCACGGGGATCGTGCTGAGCTTCAGCATCGTGCCCGCGATCATGATCGGCGTGAGCCTGTGGGCGCTCAGCCGCTACCCGCTGAGGCGCGGCGACATCGACGGGGCGGTGGTCGCATCCGCTGTTCCCGTGGGCGACATCACTGCCGCCGACACCGCGGAGGAGACCCGATGA
- a CDS encoding aspartate aminotransferase family protein, producing MTLDAEAVLGRLSELRAGDPPTHGGRVLSYVYDPGLAGLDDMVAAVVDEVLPVNGLDPTTFRSVGVLESELVGFMRELLHGDADVVGSATSGGTESCLLAVKTARDVWRAAHPEGRPRLLAPVTVHAAFQKAAAYFDLVLDLVPTAPDGVVSAADVVARLGDDVALVVLSAPNYPFASLDPIAEVAEAASAAGVPLHVDACIGGLVLPFWRDDADAELPAWDFRVPGVTSVSADLHKYGYAPKGVSVLLQRGRDRQRHQYFATTRWPGYPVVNPTILGSKSAVPLAAGWAIAEGLGVEGFRELGESCLRATRALRAAIEGIEGLRVVGEPVGPLFAVATDESVAPEQRVDPHHWADAVRGLGFVLQLQPALAPLPSTTHLTITPVTESVLPELTSALVAGADAVRGVPHVDASALLGGLPPLEALAALDSDTAWALLQGIGIGGGAELPDAQAPLVALIEALPASVAERLLVELLGRLVEPREV from the coding sequence ATGACGCTCGACGCCGAAGCCGTGCTGGGCCGGCTCTCGGAGCTGCGCGCGGGCGACCCGCCCACCCACGGCGGCCGCGTGCTGAGCTACGTCTACGACCCGGGCCTCGCCGGGCTCGATGACATGGTCGCGGCTGTCGTCGACGAGGTGCTGCCCGTCAACGGCCTCGACCCGACGACGTTCCGCTCGGTGGGCGTGCTCGAGTCGGAGCTCGTCGGCTTCATGCGCGAGTTGCTGCACGGCGACGCGGATGTCGTGGGCTCGGCCACGAGCGGCGGCACCGAGAGCTGCCTGCTCGCGGTCAAGACGGCGCGCGACGTGTGGCGCGCCGCCCACCCCGAGGGGCGTCCGCGGCTTCTCGCCCCCGTCACGGTGCACGCCGCCTTCCAGAAGGCCGCCGCCTACTTCGACCTCGTGCTCGACCTCGTGCCGACCGCGCCCGACGGCGTCGTCTCGGCAGCGGATGTCGTGGCCCGCCTCGGCGACGACGTCGCGCTCGTCGTGCTCTCGGCGCCCAACTACCCCTTCGCGAGCCTCGACCCGATCGCCGAGGTGGCGGAAGCCGCATCCGCCGCGGGCGTCCCGTTGCACGTCGACGCGTGCATCGGCGGGCTCGTGCTGCCGTTCTGGCGCGACGACGCGGATGCCGAGCTGCCCGCGTGGGACTTCCGCGTGCCCGGCGTCACGAGCGTGAGCGCCGACCTGCACAAGTACGGCTACGCGCCGAAGGGCGTCTCGGTGCTGCTGCAGCGCGGGCGCGATCGCCAGCGGCACCAGTACTTCGCGACGACGCGGTGGCCCGGATACCCGGTCGTGAACCCCACGATCCTCGGCTCGAAGTCGGCCGTGCCGCTCGCGGCGGGCTGGGCGATCGCCGAGGGGCTCGGGGTCGAGGGCTTCCGCGAGCTCGGCGAGTCGTGCCTGCGCGCGACGCGCGCCCTGCGCGCCGCAATCGAGGGCATCGAGGGGCTGCGCGTCGTGGGGGAGCCCGTCGGGCCGCTCTTCGCGGTGGCGACCGATGAATCCGTCGCGCCCGAGCAGCGTGTCGACCCCCATCATTGGGCCGACGCCGTGCGCGGGCTCGGCTTCGTGCTGCAGCTGCAGCCCGCGCTGGCCCCCCTGCCGTCGACGACGCACCTCACGATCACGCCCGTCACCGAGTCGGTGCTGCCCGAGCTCACGAGCGCGCTCGTCGCGGGGGCGGATGCCGTGCGCGGCGTGCCGCACGTCGACGCGTCCGCGCTGCTCGGCGGGCTCCCGCCGCTCGAGGCGCTCGCGGCGCTCGACTCCGACACCGCATGGGCGCTGCTGCAGGGCATCGGCATCGGGGGTGGCGCGGAGCTGCCGGATGCGCAGGCGCCGCTCGTGGCGCTCATCGAGGCGCTGCCGGCATCCGTCGCGGAGAGGCTGCTCGTCGAGCTGCTGGGGCGGTTGGTGGAGCCGCGGGAGGTGTAG
- a CDS encoding ABC transporter permease, with protein sequence MTTLTAPGHAPAPAPAAPPRAASVFATFVGRSMLHTLRTPDALVMAIALPTMLMVLFTQVFGGAIAPGGGYVDYVVPGIILLCAGFGAASVAVDVATDMTTGVIDRFRTMPMRAETVITGHVVASLVRNLVATAIVIGVALLLGFRPSAGPIEWIGMGALVALYILAITWVFAAIGLAASNPEAANGYGFFLMFLPYVSSAFVPVDTMPEWLRWIAENQPLTPIIETIRGLLLGTDIGTSGWWALGWCVAFLAVGAVLTRVLFRAKAGRR encoded by the coding sequence ATGACCACCCTCACCGCACCCGGACACGCGCCCGCGCCGGCGCCCGCCGCGCCGCCGCGAGCGGCATCCGTCTTCGCGACCTTCGTCGGCCGCAGCATGCTGCACACGCTGCGCACCCCCGACGCGCTCGTCATGGCGATCGCGCTGCCCACCATGCTCATGGTGCTCTTCACGCAGGTGTTCGGCGGCGCGATCGCCCCCGGCGGCGGCTACGTCGACTACGTCGTGCCGGGCATCATCCTGCTGTGCGCGGGGTTCGGGGCCGCCTCGGTCGCCGTCGACGTGGCGACCGACATGACGACGGGCGTCATCGACCGCTTCCGCACCATGCCGATGCGCGCCGAGACGGTCATCACGGGGCACGTCGTCGCGAGCCTCGTGCGCAACCTCGTCGCCACCGCGATCGTCATCGGCGTGGCCCTGCTGCTGGGGTTCCGACCGAGCGCCGGACCGATCGAGTGGATCGGGATGGGCGCGCTCGTCGCCCTCTACATCCTCGCGATCACCTGGGTCTTCGCGGCGATCGGCCTCGCGGCGTCGAACCCGGAGGCGGCGAACGGGTACGGCTTCTTCCTCATGTTCCTGCCGTATGTGTCGAGCGCTTTCGTTCCCGTCGACACGATGCCCGAGTGGCTGCGCTGGATCGCCGAGAACCAGCCCCTCACCCCCATCATCGAGACCATCCGCGGGCTCCTGCTCGGCACCGACATCGGCACGAGCGGATGGTGGGCTCTCGGCTGGTGCGTCGCCTTCCTCGCCGTCGGCGCCGTGCTCACGCGCGTGCTGTTCCGGGCGAAGGCCGGCCGCCGCTGA